The Portunus trituberculatus isolate SZX2019 chromosome 19, ASM1759143v1, whole genome shotgun sequence genome contains a region encoding:
- the LOC123506312 gene encoding dentin sialophosphoprotein-like, whose protein sequence is MDGQGLRHLQALRSFIGNLVDQAERAGGCDCHKPPSLLLVGPPGAGKTYLVKQMSNVCEMPLYGVHTNQVRGAAAVRKLFDQARDNYPSLVFMDDIDAIFVNHDRDPSCHSATQSLRDELFTQLGPRKLKIKDPKSSINPTDSLVSPGRGVNGINGSRASSRASSSRPRPSAPPGEDEDVFGDDVDSPYPDNNGIIVVAATSSPWMLYKDHELLSRFRGVYLVGLPDKQTRYNLLCSLFQDVHHNLSDKEIMVVAEKTEGFTPADLMVVVKTLTYRQFSFLLSMSAARSGSVGSSSDVGSTGSQTPLSSEMSETASESDLDGLPESEGHLKRGGGVSGGGAAAIAAAAVAAAAGMREVSKSSGNKTTTESNAASGAVPKKDLKHVNTDHNGRSKSPTERSSSSAMVNTAAAVSAVAAAVTTLSALSDEWDTATDIEEEEEERQPCSSPESRPAKHTDAAPTRVLDNILVTTADVEEGRPHDELCVPSPDSAIGLSKSNEEMEETHNTSNNTSQVEGSETLPRAPSESSSSGVTSSGCDSSDSGDMSAIVGDAAKESSTHSDCEGEKENTGWEDRTTVEEVVENVEAAEIDNAEETTGEDVCDSGNCVGGAGEEEERVGSPRDFELHYSEPAEPLRDDNCAIDSDSDNDISESGRTRGRRVAFSGMSPMEPLSVDVGDSCSSAMDTIPPNITLAPSSLPEPLLPSDRHQDGAPNPILLSLLARPSPAREHDRDRDRDRDRDRDREPASLSSFLHPDPDLDVTKTSTPIEPLEALTPTPSLTRTPTPTPSEASSNNGTVASSGSGRRVSAGSTSSEVNKKDDSDDSFDHSDGHTVPSSDMSTATCNETGETMECRTDSDERLQELEDVPDHSDSARASEYGEAEAKAGGKGGLGSLLNLDDLGEISIQLITLADVLGVVNKGYRSISDEEIKRYTDFMVWFSNVAKSACPHSKDGSHRPNAPHLDEISLDSTVFDVPSIVKKRKGPLRKLGRFLLKALMFILD, encoded by the exons aCACCTGCAAGCCCTCCGCAGTTTCATCGGCAACCTGGTGGATCAGGCGGAGCGGGCTGGCGGCTGCGACTGCCACAAACCACCCTCGCTCCTGCTTGTGGGC CCACCAGGTGCAGGGAAGACATACCTGGTGAAACAGATGAGCAATGTGTGTGAGATGCCTCTGTATGGCGTCCACACCAACCAGGTTCGAGGTGCAGCTGCGGTTCGGAAGCTGTTTGACCAGGCGCGGGACAACTACCCCTCCTTGGTGTTCATGGATGACATCGACGCGATCTTTGTCAACCATGACAGAGACCCATCTTGCCACTCCGCCACCCAGAGCCTGAGGGACGAGCTGTTCACACAACTTGGCCCAAGGAAGCTGAAGATTAAGGATCCCAAGTCCAGTATCAACCCCACAGACAGTTTAGTGAGTCCTGGGCGTGGCGTGAATGGCATCAATGGCAGCAGGGCGTCCAGCAGGGCATCCAGCTCTCGGCCACGCCCTTCCGCACCCCCTGGTGAAGACGAAGATGTGTTTGGCGATGATGTGGATTCGCCCTATCCAGATAATAATGGaatcattgttgttgctgccaCCAGCTCTCCATGGATGTTATACAAG GACCATGAGCTGTTGAGTAGGTTCCGAGGAGTGTATCTTGTGGGGCTGCCAGACAAGCAGACAAGGTACAACTTGCTGTGCAGTCTCTTCCAGGACGTGCACCACAACCTCTCAGACAAGGAGATCATGGTGGTGGCGGAGAAAACTGAAGG gTTCACGCCAGCAGACctaatggtggtagtaaagaCACTCACCTACCGCcagttttccttcctgctgtcCATGTCGGCAGCGCGCAGTGGCTCAGTGGGCTCCTCTAGTGACGTTGGCTCCACTGGCTCACAGACACCGCTGTCCTCAGAGATGTCAGAG ACGGCTTCAGAGTCTGACCTAGATGGCTTGCCGGAATCTGAGGGTCACCTgaagcgtggtggtggtgtcagtggtggtggtgcagcagcaatagcagcagcagcagtggcagcagcagcaggaatgaGAGAAGTGTCAAAATCTTCAGGCAACAAGACCACCACAGAGTCCAATGCAGCCAGCGGAGCCGTGCCCAAGAAGGACCTGAAGCATGTCAACACCGATCATAACGGCCGCAGTAAGAGCCCTACAGAACGGTCCTCATCTTCTGCCATGGTCAACACTGCTGCGGCAGTGTcggcggtggcagcagcagtgacgACACTCTCAGCACTCAGTGACGAGTGGGACACCGCCACTgacattgaggaggaggaggaggagcggcagCCCTGTTCCTCCCCTGAGAGCCGCCCAGCCAAG cATACTGACGCAGCACCAACCCGTGTGCTGGATAACATTCTGGTGACAACTGCAGACGTGGAGGAAGGACGGCCACACGATGAACTGTGTGTGCCGTCCCCAGACTCTGCCATTGGCCTGTCCAAGAGCaatgaggagatggaggagacacACAATACCTCCAACAACACATCCCAAGTGGAGGGATCAGAGACACTTCCCAGAGCGCCGTCAGAAAGCAGCAGTAGCGGAGTGACGTCGTCAGGCTGTGATAGTAGTGATAGCGGTGACATGAGTGCAATAGTGGGTGATGCTGCCAAAGAGAGCAGCACACATAGTGACtgtgagggggagaaggagaacacCGGCTGGGAGGACAGGACtacggtggaggaggtggtggagaatgTGGAGGCTGCAGAAATAGACAATGCAGAGGAGACAACGGGAGAGGATGTGTGTGACAGTGGTAATTGTGTTGGTGGtgcaggagaagaggaggagagagttggTTCACCACGTGACTTTGAATTGCACTACAGCGAGCCGGCCGAACCGCTGCGCGATGATAACTGTGCCATTGACAGCGACAGCGACAACGACATCTCCGAGTCCGGCCGCACGAGGGGTCGCCGCGTGGCCTTCTCTGGCATGTCCCCCATGGAGCCGCTGTCTGTGGACGTTGGTGACAGCTGCAGCAGTGCCATGGACACCATACCCCCAAACATCACTCTGGCCCCCTCCAGCCTGCCAGAGCCTCTGCTGCCCAGCGACCGGCACCAGGACGGAGCGCCTAACCCCATCCTGCTCAGCCTGCTGGCCCGGCCCTCCCCTGCTCGTGAACACGACCGAGATAGGGACCGGGACCGTGACCGGGACCGTGACCGTGAGccagcctccctctcctcgtTCCTACATCCGGACCCAGACCTGGATGTGACCAAGACCTCCACACCTATCGAGCCCTTGGAAGCCCTCACCCCTACCCCATCCCTCACCCGCactcccacccccacccccagtGAGGCCTCCAGCAACAATGGCACCGTGGCAAGCTCAGGCAGCGGCCGCCGCGTGTCAGCAGGATCCACCAGCAGTGAG GTCAACAAGAAGGATGACAGTGATGACTCCTTTGACCACAGTGATGGCCACACGGTTCCCTCTTCGGACATGTCCACGGCCACTTGCAATGAAACAG GAGAAACAATGGAGTGTCGGACAGACTCAGATGAGCGGTTACAGGAGCTGGAAGATGTGCCAGACCACAGCGACTCAGCCCGGGCCAGCGAGTACGGCGAGGCTGAGGCCAAGGCTGGAGGCAAGGGAGGACTCGGCTCTCTCCTCAACCTGGATGACCTTGGAGAAATTAGCATTCAGCTCATCACTCTG GCTGACGTGCTCGGGGTCGTCAACAAAGGTTACAGAAGCATTTCTGACGAGGAGATCAAACGCTACACAGACTTCATGGTGTGGTTCTCTAATGTAGCAAAGTCTGCTTGTCCACACTCTAAGGATG